The genomic region CTGCAAAAGAGCGATGATGTTAGGGGAGGCTGCATCAAACACACAAGCATTCCTATGTTTCCAAATCCTCCAGGCTACCAGAATGACAATGGAATTAAACCCTTCTGTGGTCTCTGCACCCTACATTCAGCATCAGTCCACCAGTCTTGTAACACCATACCATCAATTCTAGGCGCCAGGTGCTGCAAACCTATTCTGCTCAGAACCCGAAACCAGATGTCCCTCGCAAAAAACAACTGATTAGAATGTGTTGAACAGTTTCCTGTTCCTGGTCACATAGCAGACAACGCACTGGATGATCCATTCCTCGTCGCGCTAGACGATCAGCAGTCCATTTATTGAGAGAGGCCAGCCAAATGAAAAATTTGCAACGAGATGGTGCCTAGCTTTTCCAAATCCTAGCAGCAGGCTCAAAAGTTGTTGAACCAACAAGGAAACGCTCATAAGCGGATTGCAGAGTAATCTTTAGAGGATGTTGGCATCCAACAGTGGTGATCAGGGACCCCTGGCTGGATTTGAATCTCCTGTAATAAATCCCAGACCAAAAGTAATTCAAGAATAACCTGAGTTGGATGACTACCAGAGATGTCTTCCACCCATCTATTGTCTACCAATGCCTGCTGGACGGTTCTCCTATTTCTACTTCAAATATGGCTTGTCAGGGTGTCAAGGGCCTTAGTGTCTAGGGTAGGTGGCCCTCGGCTACGGAGATCGTAGCCACGGTCCgtcgtcttctccggcgaggttatgcCCCTCTGCCGTTGGCTtagttgagagagagagagagattaggATAATGATCTTTCTTAATTCCAACTCAGGTCTGGTTACAGGAATATATATAGGCCCCTAGGCCTAACTGCATGGAGGTAACTGCTCCCTAATTCTAGGCATGCAAACAAACCCTTAATGCTAGGCATGCAAACAAACTTATCTAGTTTCTATCCTTAATTCTAGGCATGCAAACAAACTTATCTACTTTCTATCCTATCCACTAGAGCCGGCGGCTGTTGCCTCttgggtgcgctcacgcgcacaaCACAACCCGGGCGCCGTACATGACACAGGGCTAAAGCTATTTGTCGCAGGGACATCCGCTGGAGCCAATGATCAGTCTAAAACAAAGTAGTAGCCCCATCACCAACAATAGAACAAATTGAGGTTGCAAATAAGGCTGCAACACTACTACACTAGGGTGTGTCTTTGTTATGGGCTGCGATGGGATCGGGGAATTGGAGAGGGAGTTGTAGTTGCAGGATTGTCGGTCGGGGGCCTCTGTCCACGGCCAGACAAGAAGAAGGCTTGCTTCTAATTCTTGCTTACCATTAAATGATACAATCATGACTCTTTTATAGAGACGACTGACTTATCTCTATCCAACTAACCGAATCTGATCTAATCCTTATCTCTTCCCTAACTAATCTGATCCAAACCAAATCTGATCTAATCTCGGTACTGTTCACGTGCTGCAACCTAACGATGACTCCACTAGACACAAACCTAACACCTAAAAataagccttttacatctcggcttattTTATTATTTCGAATCTGAATTAGACTGTGACTCTTTATTTTTTTGAGCCCTTAAGATAAGGCAAACACCCTCCGCGCATTGGACCTGCACGTGTGCAGCCACTTGGGACGCTATCTGGACGAAAGGGGAGTACGTGGATGACCACCTGGAATGGGTCGCAACAATGACCAGCGGAGGTGCCCTCAAGGCGGTAGGTAGTGGAATGTGGTGGTGCTAGGCAGTGCGCCCTCGCCGATGACAAGGAGGGGACCACCTTTCCTACTGCCTCTGCCGTAGAGTTGGAGTTCGTGGCCCGCGGGACACGCACCATGCTCACGCTTGGAGACACGGGCCAGCTCGGTTGCTGATGGCCATCCGACAGGGCGAGGTCGCATCCCCATGTGCCAAAGTCGACCGCCACCAAGGTTGCTTCGAGCATCTACCGGCGCACTAGGAGGCCACGCGCCGCAGCCTGCAGCCGCCCCGCCGCAGACACATTGCAGGCACTCGCCCGCGCAATCGCCTTCCTCTCCGCGAACTGTTGCAAGGTTGCTGGGAGGACTGGGCGCTGCCGCTTGAAGATGGGGCGTTGTCCTTGCCGGCGCGCTAGGAGGCAGCGTGCCACCGCCTGTAGCTGCGTCGTCGATGCCCAGATGCCATCCACGCCCCCGTAGAAGACGTCATCGCAGTGCTGCTATGGTGGCACAGGCATGGGGGCGGTGAACGACGGGGCCGGTGAAGGAGACGGGGCCATCGTGAATTCTGGTGTCGTCGTTGATGAGAGGGCGTATGATGAAATTGGTGATGGTGATGGtgacatggagatgaggtaaagGGGCAGCCCCGTTGGTGCGAGGGCACTGGCACCGATTGGGCGATGTGACGACGCCAGTGGTGGCAGGGGTGGTACCGCGGTCGCTGGTGGGTGCTTTATCGCCGACGACTGTGGCGCCGGCGGGTGTTGGGAGGGAAACACCATGCGCGCCATGAAGGCTTCAATGGTTGCCACAGAGCGCGCGAGGGTGGCAAAGTTGTTGGTGATGGCGATAAGACTGGCGTCGAGCTTGGCGTTGAAGCCCTCGAGGGTCATCGACATCGGATCGCCTGATATATCCGATACCAGATTGTTATGGACTGTGATGGGATTGGGGAATTGGAGAGGGAGTTGTAGTTGCAGGAATGCcggccgggggcctctgcccacggccggGCAAGAAGAAGGCTTGCTTCTAATTATTGCTTACCCTTAACTGATACAATGTTGTCTCTTTTATAGAGACGACTGACTTATCTCTATCCAACTAACCAAATCTGATATAATCTTTATCTCTTCCTTAACTAATCTAATCCTTATCTCTTCCCTAACTAATCTGATCCAAACCAAACCAAATCTGATCTAATCTCGGCACTGTTTGGTTGAGTCTATTTGGTGCCTCCCTGACATCCTTAATATCAAAACTTGCCCATGGTCTATTTGGTTTAGTCTTCATAAGCCAAAGCCACCTCATATTCAATGCCTAGCCCATTATTTCCAGATTATGAAAGCCCACTCCACCTTGAGAAAGTGGTCTGCAGACCCTAGCCCATCCAGCAGAGCAATGTCCACCTTTGATATCCGTTCTTCCTTTCCATAAGAATCCTCTCCTAATTTTATCAATTGACTTGACAACCCATTTAGGACATGCCTGAATCTTGACTTGTGACTTCTATTGGATTTTAACTCTAGCCTACGCGGCTAcgcctaccccaacttgcttgggactaaaatactttgttgttgttgttattgGGTACTGGATGATTCAAGCTTATTAAAACGATAAAAAGTTGGAACGCTCATGGGTGAAATTTTgacttttaaacgtttaaactttgtttaaacgtagttttaaacaacatagttaaaataccaatatatcataatttcagacaataatatgaaattaaataccaaaacagagaggttagtggcttaccaaaacttcacccatgagctGGATTGAACCCCAAAAGTAACTAATAGACCGGGCCTAAAAATAGCTAATGGTCCAAAATGCATAAAACACTGCGTTTTACAGTTTAGAACGCCAAAACGCTAAAACATGATTTCAATCTCTAATTAGAGTTTtgacgtttaaacgtagtttaaacatcgtttaaacgtagttttaataacactgGGATGATTACTTAACTGTCGGTATGAACAACGATTACGTCGTTAACATATATGCTTGATTTTGTTACTAACTAACAACACTGATTATGAAAGTAGTTATGATTTTAAGGTTTGCTTGTATGGGAGATAGTGAGTTAGTGACACCTTTTTgttgttttttcttttttatttttgtgCTTATGTTTATGACAATCTAATTTTTAGCTTGTTTTCTCTCAGATGTTCTAACCCTTTCTTTGGGAGGAACTATATTAAGGGCATGGAATCTTCCAGATGGACATATGATCTGGGAAACTAACCTTCGGATCTCTACAGCATCAAATCCACAGTTGCATGTTATGGTCTGTGCGCACAATGCATTTTCTATTTTCTGAGAAATCATAAGTTGATAAATAATGCAATTGATGTTTCCTATAGCACTTCTCCTGAGTGACGTGCCTTTATTCTTTGCAGTCAAACAATAAAGTGGCCAATGACAACTTGGTTTTAGTTTCAGCTGGGCGATGGATTTATGCTGTATCAAGCACTGATGGGGCAATTTTATGGGAAAAGGAGTTTTCTCTTGATGGGTATGTATTATTCTGCTCTGTTGTGTTGTTCAGGGCATTGGGAATATGAAACCCTAACTCTAACAACCTTGCAGCTTAGAAATTAAGCGGATTCTCCAATCACCTGAAAATGGTATTGTATATGCTTTAGGACTTGCTGGTTCCTCAAAGCTAGCTTTGTATCACTTGAGTGCTAAAACTGGAGAGATACTAAAAGATATCCAAGAGTCACTCCCTGGTGGATTATTGGGTGAAACAGTACTTGTTTCTGATAATGTGTTGGTAGCATTAGATAAGGCCAGATCAAGTCTGTTAGTTATTGAATTCAAGGGTGAGAGAATTAGCTACAACAAGGTGCATGTTTCAGATCTTGTTCAAGACTTATCAGGATCACTTGAGCTTCAATCTTTGTCCAATGGTGTCATATCTTTGCAAACATCATCTTCTATTTCCCTCCTAAAGCTCAAAGGTACTGATGGATTGGAAGTACTTCAGAGATTTGACCAGCCAGCTGCTGTCAGTGATTCCCTGACAATCACAGAAAAAGAAGCAGCTTTTGCTGTCGTGCAACATTTGGGTTCTGAAATTGAGTTTATCGTAAAATCTACAAGTGATCTAAGCAGTGAAATTATTAAAGAAAAGCTTGTTATAGACCAAAATAGGGGCAATGTTGAGAAGGTCTTCTTGAATAGTTATATTCGAACCGACAGATCTCATGGTTTTCGAGCTTTGGTTGTAATGGAGGATCATTCACTCTTGTTAATTCAACAAGGTGAGGTTGTTTGGAGCAGAGAGGATGGGCTGGCTTCAATTGTTGATGTAACAACATCAGAATTGCCTGTTGAGAAGGATGGTGTATCAGTTGCCGATGTGGAACACAATCTCTTTGAGTGGCTTAAGGTAACCCACATAAACTGCTATTTATTTAGTTATTCACTATTGGGAAATGCTTTAGATAAATGTTAAATCTATTATGCTGTTTGGATGTTGATATTGGAGAGGATGGAATTGAATTGGGTTGAATACCAAATCAAGCATTGTATTGAAATGTGATGTAATTCCAATTCTATTGTTTGGATGCCACTGGATTGGAGTTTGGAATTATGCGGTCTAATTCCATGCAATACCAAGGGGTGAGACTTTGTATTGGGAGAGGGGGTTTCTAGTTATAGTCCAATTTCAGAGAATTGGGCCTCTGATTCCAAATCTCAATTCCATGTGCAACCAAACAACAGAATTTAAGAAAGCTGATTCCAATTCCCAATTCTGAGCTCCAATATCTACATCCAAACGGGATATATTAGATAATTTGAAGGCTCCAACATTATGGTGAATTTATTATCTTTCTTAAATTCTTTTCAATCTAATGGCTTGCTTATATGTTTGGTGCACAAGTTACTTGTAGCTAATGTGTTAGAATGTGCTAAGAAATTGATCAATGTTGATCTATGATTTTTTTATTGTTACCATAAGGTGATACAAAGTTATTCATTCATAAAACCGGTGACAACATTAGCATATGATCCCCACTTGTGGAGTTTGGTTCTTACATAGGGACACATGCTGAAACTCAAAGGAAGTCTAATGCTTGCTAATGCTGATGAAGTTGCTGCAATCCAAGCAATGAGACTAAAAAGCTCTGAGAAAAATAAGATGACAAGAGACCATAATGGATTTCGCAAACTCCTTGTTGTATTGACAAAAGCGGGCAAAGTGATGGCTCTGCACACTGGAGATGGACGTGTTATCTGGTCGAAATTGGTGCCATCTCTTCGTGCCTCCAGATGTGGTGGAGTCCCTTCTGCATTAAGGATATACCAATGGCAGGTCCCGCATCACAGTGTCATGCGTGAAAATCCATCTGTACTTGTTGTTGGCAAATTTGGAGCAGAACCTTCAATTCCTGGTGTATTCTCTATTCTTGATTCATATTCTGGAGAAGAACTGAACTCTATGAAACTTGACCATTCTGTTGTCCAAATTATTCCCTTGACACTGAAGGATTCATCAGAGCAACAACTTCATCTGTTTGTTGATTCCGATTCCAATGCACATTTATATCCGAAATCTCCAGATGCTCTCAATGTATTTCTTCATGAAATGTCAAACCTGTATTTCTACTCTGTAGATATTCAGGCAAATGTTATTAAAGGGTATTCATTACAGAAGTCATGTAATCTCAATGTGGGTGATGAGTACTGCTTTAGTACGAAGGAGTTATGGTTCATCATCTTTCCTTCTGATTCTGAAAGGATTACTATCTCTGAAACACGAAAGATGAATGAGGTCTGTTCATTATCTACTGCTTTATTCATGGAATATATTGTAACTTGAAACTAATTACAAAATAATATTTTCTTGATCTCCTTTTCTTATTTGAAGGTTGTTCATACCCAAGCTAAGATAAGCGGTGACCATGATGTGATGTACAAGTACTTGTCAAAGAATTTAGTTTTTGTTGCTACTTTGTCTCCTAAAGCTGCTGTTGATATTGGATCTGCACTACCTGAAGAAGCTTCACTTGTTGCATATCTTATTGATGCAGTCACTGGACGCATACTCCATCGTGTGACTCATCATGGTGCACAAGGCCCTGTACATGCAGTAAGTATACCTGTATCTTCTAGTCTTTTGCCACTTGCAGTTCCTGTCCCTGTTTCCTGTGATGGCCCATTTGGTCCTTAATATATGCATACAAACTTGCTTGCATGACATACTGGAGTTTTGAAACATGCATGATCATATGCTGTTAATATGTTGGTTCAGAATAAATTTATCTCAACAAAGCTATGAATCCAAAATGGTCTTGTGCATTTCATCAGTTCCGATTGTAAAAGGTTCTATGCTTAATGCTTCTAGGTTTTGAGCGAGAACTGGGTTGTCTATCATTATTTTAATCTTCGAGCTCACAGATTTGAAATGGCGGTGATCGAGATATATGATCAATCTAGGGCGGTATGGCTTATGCTGTCTTAATTATGCACACTTGTTTTTTGTTATGATGGTGGTAGTAATATTAAGTGCACTATGTAGGGCAATAAAGATGTCACGAAGCTCATACTAGGGAAGCATAATCTTTTGGCACCAATTACATCTTATGCCCGCCCTGAGGTGGCAGTAAAATCCCAGTCATACTTTTTCACCCATTCAGTAAAAGCAATGGCAGTTACACAAACGGCTAAGGGGATCACTTCCAAGCAGCTTCTGTTGGGTACTATTGGTGACCAGGTCTGTTGTATTTATTTCTTACTTTTCCAGTGTACAATAGAGCAGTATAATGTATTAATGTGTGCTACTATTTCTACTTTTATTTGCTTATTAGTCACTATTCAGTGTCTCCTTCCTTTTTTATAAAAAATGTGTAAGGTAAACTGATAGCATTTTTAGGATAGACTAAAGGCATTCAAGTTACCAATGCAAGCAGGTTTAATTTTGTTTGGTATTTTTATTAGTATCTAAGTCAACAAAACTCACGTTTTgttatactccctccgtcccaaaatagtAGTCATTTTAGGGAATTAGTAGGTCCATACAATTCTTGATGCATGTGTTTTTCATAtatctagattcatcatcatccaTTTGAATGTAGACATAAAAATAAAGAGCTAAAACGATTACTATTTTTGGACGGGGGAGTATTACTGTAGGCTTGAAATTCTTAGGAATTTCCTAGTCTACTGTTCCATGACAATACAATCAGCATTTTAACATGTCTATACAGCTCGACCTTAAGTTCTCATTCAGTGGCACTAGAATATAATTTATTCTCCCCAGTTCTGTAAGGTTGAACCTTTTTCCAAACTGCTGCTGCTTAGCTGGATTTAGAATTTTAGATCAACATATCTGAATGCTAACACAAATGCATTAGTGAAATGGATATTTTGCTGTTGACAACTTGCGTGGTGATTATGTACTGAGTACCATTCGTACAACCTGGAGGTAGCACTGACATGGGAATCAGGATTGGTTCCAACATAGCTCCACTTCTTTGGTCAATCTTATTATCAGTTGACCATAGATTTAAAATGTAAGGGGACCTGTCACCTGTGCATCATAGGTCAAGCCATTTAAAACCAGTGGGGCCTGTTTGTGTGGTCTAACATTGTAACAGAAACGCCCAATTTATAAGGGCTCTAGTATGATGGCTACCGCTAAGGATGTTGGCATGCTCATACAAACCTATGTGAACATGGTAGTCTGTCGAGTGTCACGAAGGACCTCGATAAAGCCACGTTACAACCAAGATCATACTTGATTAAGCAAATACATATCACGTACAGGAGTTCATAGTGGAAATAATGTTACAAACTGAGTTAAAAAAATTAAAGTATCAAGATTCAAATCTTGATAAACTAAAACAAAGTAGATCTGAAATGATTACAATATCATAAGTTTGAAATACACTGCTAGCTGAAATGACATCCTGCAACAAAATCACAGAAGAGAAACATATACAGATCAGCCAAGCCCACCGGCACCTAAATTATCACCCACAATAGGACCGAGACAACAAGCACAACACCAAGATACATCGTTCCTGCAACAAGTTGGGAATAGAACCCTGAATGCTTGAATGTACTCGGCTAGATTTACCCGGAGGTCTTTGGTGATCTTAGGAGCTTGGAGTGTTTGGCGCCACCGGAATGAGTGTGTGTTCAATGGGTCGCAGCCTAGTATCTCTAAGACATTGGCCTTAGCCGGGGATGAGTATAGTCTAGGGCTATGGTGTATTGCTGGGGCTAAAGGGCTTTCGATGTTGTCAGGTTTTGTCCATGACCCAGGTTGAggctgttagactacccgtctagggtttggggtgttccccttgtaattaccgtctcaccctcactgtaatgggcctggcccatttaCTAAGTCTATTAATACTACTCCCAACCCTGTTTAGGGTCATGGGTTCACATTCCAACataaggtcggcggtggatgccgtgagcacaatgtcgtcgacgtagagcaggaggtagacggtgtcgtcgccgcgccggtagatgaacagggacgtgttcGACTTGACCTCGACGCCGACCTCATCGCCGCTCTCCATGCTCAAGCCGC from Zea mays cultivar B73 chromosome 6, Zm-B73-REFERENCE-NAM-5.0, whole genome shotgun sequence harbors:
- the LOC100381974 gene encoding uncharacterized protein LOC100381974 precursor → MAAPPRRSLLVLLAGILVFGSLTTLATAIYEDQVGLADWHQKYIGKVKQAVYHSQKSGRRRVVVLTEENVISSLDLRSGDIFWRHVIDKNDPLDQLSLSLGKYVLTLSLGGTILRAWNLPDGHMIWETNLRISTASNPQLHVMSNNKVANDNLVLVSAGRWIYAVSSTDGAILWEKEFSLDGLEIKRILQSPENGIVYALGLAGSSKLALYHLSAKTGEILKDIQESLPGGLLGETVLVSDNVLVALDKARSSLLVIEFKGERISYNKVHVSDLVQDLSGSLELQSLSNGVISLQTSSSISLLKLKGTDGLEVLQRFDQPAAVSDSLTITEKEAAFAVVQHLGSEIEFIVKSTSDLSSEIIKEKLVIDQNRGNVEKVFLNSYIRTDRSHGFRALVVMEDHSLLLIQQGEVVWSREDGLASIVDVTTSELPVEKDGVSVADVEHNLFEWLKGHMLKLKGSLMLANADEVAAIQAMRLKSSEKNKMTRDHNGFRKLLVVLTKAGKVMALHTGDGRVIWSKLVPSLRASRCGGVPSALRIYQWQVPHHSVMRENPSVLVVGKFGAEPSIPGVFSILDSYSGEELNSMKLDHSVVQIIPLTLKDSSEQQLHLFVDSDSNAHLYPKSPDALNVFLHEMSNLYFYSVDIQANVIKGYSLQKSCNLNVGDEYCFSTKELWFIIFPSDSERITISETRKMNEVVHTQAKISGDHDVMYKYLSKNLVFVATLSPKAAVDIGSALPEEASLVAYLIDAVTGRILHRVTHHGAQGPVHAVLSENWVVYHYFNLRAHRFEMAVIEIYDQSRAGNKDVTKLILGKHNLLAPITSYARPEVAVKSQSYFFTHSVKAMAVTQTAKGITSKQLLLGTIGDQVLALDKRYLDPRRSVNPTQQEKEEGIIPLTDSLPIIPQSFVTHSHQVEALRAIVSIPAKLESTIVFTYGVDLFYTQLAPSRTYDSLTDEFSYALLLITIAVLVAAIIGTWIWSEKKELRDKWR